One Entomomonas asaccharolytica DNA segment encodes these proteins:
- a CDS encoding DUF2388 domain-containing protein gives MKKLLCSIAVVMGILYIPSSYAIDQTKDVFNITTRAFARSLDFTSDTTTSTRDKFKLVQAAKSDAAAFVATEGKIQGPYLTKAFEVIRDEYPETASMADLELAKAVLAIK, from the coding sequence ATGAAAAAACTATTGTGTAGTATAGCTGTGGTGATGGGAATATTATATATTCCAAGTTCCTATGCTATTGATCAAACGAAGGATGTTTTCAATATTACGACCCGTGCTTTTGCGCGTAGTTTGGATTTTACTTCGGATACCACTACTTCAACCCGTGATAAATTTAAATTAGTGCAAGCAGCTAAAAGTGATGCTGCCGCTTTTGTTGCCACAGAAGGCAAAATACAGGGGCCCTATTTAACGAAAGCCTTCGAAGTCATACGAGATGAATACCCAGAAACAGCAAGTATGGCAGACCTAGAGTTAGCTAAAGCTGTGCTTGCTATTAAGTGA
- the folM gene encoding dihydromonapterin reductase — translation MTISPILITGAGQRIGFYCAMQWLEQGVPVIITYRQYRPSIDQLKNKGAITIQADFQNNESIMQFITQLKQTTTSLRAIIHNASTWSKDNGTGKVFEELFTVHMQAPYLINLHCSELLKKSSQADIIHITDDSVRKGSIDHIAYCASKAGLTNLTLSFAKQLAPHVKVNCIAPSLVMFNEHDTDSYKQQAINKSLLNIVPGEQEIFNAINYLLDSSNITGEILSINGGRHLKAE, via the coding sequence ATGACAATATCCCCTATTCTAATTACAGGTGCAGGCCAACGGATTGGTTTTTATTGTGCTATGCAATGGTTAGAACAAGGCGTTCCTGTTATTATCACCTACCGTCAATATCGCCCAAGCATTGACCAATTAAAAAATAAAGGGGCTATCACTATCCAAGCTGACTTTCAAAACAATGAAAGTATAATGCAATTTATTACTCAACTAAAACAAACAACAACCTCATTACGCGCCATTATTCATAATGCCTCCACATGGTCAAAAGATAATGGGACTGGAAAAGTTTTCGAAGAACTTTTTACTGTACATATGCAAGCACCTTATTTAATTAACCTACATTGTAGTGAGTTACTTAAAAAGTCTAGCCAAGCAGATATTATTCATATTACTGATGATAGTGTTAGAAAGGGCAGTATAGATCATATTGCCTATTGTGCTAGTAAGGCTGGTTTAACTAATTTAACGCTTTCTTTTGCGAAACAATTAGCTCCGCATGTTAAAGTGAATTGCATTGCACCGTCATTGGTTATGTTTAATGAGCATGATACAGATAGCTATAAGCAACAAGCTATTAACAAATCACTGCTCAATATTGTTCCTGGGGAACAAGAAATATTTAATGCGATCAATTATCTATTAGATAGCTCTAATATTACTGGAGAAATCCTTAGTATTAATGGAGGGCGACACTTAAAAGCGGAATAA
- the ispD gene encoding 2-C-methyl-D-erythritol 4-phosphate cytidylyltransferase, with protein MKNSDQIPPFWVVIPAAGIGSRMQSVVPKQYLPLGRLTVLEHTLSCFLDHPKLLGIVVSLASEDNYWNSLAVSKHPAIQTTIGGKERADSVLAGLSLLAQQAEADAWVLVHDAARPNLQQEDLDKLLIVAGKDSVGGLLAVPARDTLKQVDDAGRVKTTLDRRVIWQALTPQMFHLDQLQSALEQGLKSGQAITDEASALELAGYSPLLVEGRSDNLKVTHPEDIQWLAPYFINL; from the coding sequence ATGAAAAATAGTGATCAAATCCCCCCTTTTTGGGTAGTTATTCCTGCGGCTGGTATTGGTAGTCGTATGCAGTCGGTAGTGCCTAAGCAATATTTACCATTAGGTAGATTAACTGTTTTAGAACATACCCTTAGTTGCTTTTTGGATCATCCTAAATTGTTAGGAATAGTTGTCAGTTTAGCTAGCGAAGATAATTATTGGAATAGTTTGGCTGTAAGTAAACATCCTGCTATTCAAACAACTATAGGTGGTAAAGAGCGTGCCGATTCAGTGTTAGCAGGTTTATCATTACTTGCTCAACAAGCCGAAGCGGATGCATGGGTATTAGTACATGACGCAGCGCGACCTAATTTACAGCAAGAAGATTTAGATAAATTGCTGATAGTGGCAGGTAAAGACTCTGTGGGTGGGTTATTAGCTGTTCCTGCAAGAGATACTTTAAAACAAGTTGATGATGCTGGGCGAGTGAAAACCACTTTAGATAGGCGGGTTATTTGGCAAGCGTTAACACCACAAATGTTTCATTTAGATCAATTGCAATCAGCATTAGAGCAGGGATTAAAATCAGGGCAAGCTATAACAGATGAGGCTTCTGCTTTAGAGCTAGCAGGTTACTCTCCTTTATTAGTGGAGGGGCGAAGTGATAATTTAAAGGTTACTCATCCCGAAGATATTCAATGGCTAGCACCTTATTTTATCAATTTATAA
- a CDS encoding DUF2388 domain-containing protein, translating into MKRSTMATVMLGCVLATPVMAFELTTDFVVRSLYASQQVTSSFSNDKIVQAAQDDAASFVASNGEIRGARIEAVFQKIRNQYPDLKITDLELAEAILAQ; encoded by the coding sequence ATGAAACGTTCAACAATGGCTACAGTAATGTTAGGTTGTGTATTAGCTACGCCAGTGATGGCATTTGAATTAACAACGGATTTTGTTGTACGTTCTTTGTATGCTTCTCAACAAGTCACTTCTAGTTTCTCAAATGATAAGATAGTTCAAGCTGCACAAGATGATGCGGCTAGTTTTGTGGCTTCTAATGGAGAGATTCGTGGGGCACGTATTGAGGCAGTATTTCAAAAAATACGTAATCAATACCCAGATTTAAAAATAACAGATTTAGAGCTAGCTGAAGCAATTCTCGCTCAGTGA
- the ftsB gene encoding cell division protein FtsB, with protein sequence MSRLLRSPYWLFVLLLALLAGLQYRLWLGDDGMRQTDELKDQIAIQQAENKKLLEKNRRLEAEVIELKKGTETIEEKARHDLGMVKDGETLYIVPNEK encoded by the coding sequence ATGTCACGTTTATTGCGTAGTCCCTATTGGTTATTTGTATTGCTGTTAGCCTTATTAGCTGGTTTACAATATCGGTTATGGTTGGGTGACGACGGAATGCGTCAAACGGATGAATTAAAAGACCAAATTGCCATTCAGCAAGCAGAAAATAAGAAGTTATTAGAAAAAAATCGACGTTTAGAAGCGGAAGTTATTGAGCTTAAAAAAGGTACTGAAACTATTGAAGAGAAAGCAAGACACGATCTTGGTATGGTAAAGGATGGAGAAACGCTCTATATAGTGCCCAATGAAAAATAG
- a CDS encoding Lrp/AsnC family transcriptional regulator: protein MEKLDRYDLKILEILQKDASLPNHELADQIGLSPSPCSRRIKQLVESGYIAKQVALLDAKKLGLSLTVFVLVGMDRHTPERFEHFQAELTKHSEVVECSLITGMDADYQLKVVVPDIDYYQKFLLGVLTRIEGVTSVRSCFVLNQVISKTEMPLEHLKKG from the coding sequence ATGGAAAAGTTAGACCGTTACGATCTAAAGATTTTAGAAATATTGCAAAAAGATGCTAGTTTGCCAAACCATGAATTGGCAGATCAAATTGGTTTATCTCCATCACCTTGCTCAAGACGTATTAAGCAATTAGTAGAGTCTGGCTATATCGCTAAGCAAGTAGCCTTATTAGATGCAAAAAAATTAGGGCTTTCTTTGACGGTGTTTGTTTTGGTCGGTATGGATCGTCATACCCCTGAGCGATTTGAGCATTTTCAAGCAGAATTAACAAAACATTCAGAAGTGGTTGAGTGCAGTTTGATTACAGGGATGGACGCAGACTATCAGTTAAAAGTAGTGGTGCCTGATATTGATTATTATCAGAAGTTTTTATTAGGTGTATTAACCCGAATTGAGGGTGTTACTAGTGTTCGCTCTTGTTTTGTACTTAACCAAGTGATTTCAAAAACGGAAATGCCATTAGAGCATTTGAAGAAAGGTTAG
- a CDS encoding GNAT family N-acetyltransferase, which translates to MIIRSCEFNDIPMITAIYAEAVINGTATFELEPPSELEMTKRREALLANNYPYLVADKDGIVVGYAYAGEYHKRPAFHGTVEDSIYIHQNFQGKGMGTELLKQLIVEATQRDFRQMIAVVGDSANHGSIALHKRQGFELIGTLHSVGWKHGRWLDTVIMQRPLGDADNYPYKKLNKL; encoded by the coding sequence ATGATTATTCGTTCTTGTGAATTCAATGATATTCCAATGATTACAGCCATTTATGCTGAGGCGGTTATAAATGGCACAGCTACCTTTGAGTTGGAGCCGCCTTCTGAGTTAGAAATGACTAAAAGAAGGGAGGCATTATTAGCAAACAATTATCCTTATTTAGTGGCAGATAAAGATGGGATAGTAGTGGGTTATGCTTATGCAGGAGAATATCATAAACGTCCAGCTTTTCATGGTACTGTGGAAGATTCAATTTATATCCATCAGAATTTTCAGGGTAAAGGTATGGGAACGGAGCTGTTAAAACAATTAATTGTAGAAGCTACTCAGCGTGATTTTAGACAAATGATTGCTGTGGTGGGTGATTCCGCTAATCATGGTTCAATAGCATTGCATAAAAGGCAAGGTTTTGAATTAATTGGTACACTTCACTCAGTTGGTTGGAAGCATGGCCGTTGGTTAGACACAGTAATAATGCAACGACCACTGGGTGACGCGGACAATTATCCTTATAAAAAGCTGAACAAATTATAG
- a CDS encoding SGNH/GDSL hydrolase family protein — MKTVIQLIAIICLVADLPVMAQTSASLIKQVNIENFGEANLAKLKKKITHVENRVAPPDSVLRISQLGDSHTAADIFTGQLRQKLQQRFGGAGIGWISPINVYGQRNTQVFYTASDWSLTSSRSTDANDYPMGGFVATPAVANAQLTVNYNVDEKPSLWNATLLVKQLKPGQSLKLVDGMNYETTLDTRNNKDWQYISVYVMLPFTIIAESADSAKLGGIWLEKNGQPGVVVSPIAINGAKQSIWQKWRAKWLNDLARTKSDLVIIAYGTNESFETPFNIAKYKQFLTSSVKQVRKKLPNTAILIISPPDTMQRNKVKRGAGCQAMQTPHLTSIRIVQKEVAKQQHTLYWDWSAAMGGNCSMQRWVEKGLANKDYVHLTATGYQQSADSLYNAIMRLLHLPNG; from the coding sequence ATGAAAACAGTAATTCAATTAATAGCCATTATTTGTTTGGTAGCAGATCTACCCGTTATGGCTCAAACATCTGCTAGTTTGATTAAGCAAGTTAATATTGAGAATTTTGGTGAAGCTAATTTAGCTAAGCTTAAGAAAAAAATAACCCATGTTGAAAATCGGGTGGCGCCTCCAGACTCAGTATTAAGAATTAGTCAATTGGGTGATTCACATACAGCAGCTGATATTTTTACAGGACAGCTAAGACAGAAATTACAGCAACGTTTTGGTGGAGCAGGCATTGGCTGGATTAGTCCGATTAATGTATATGGGCAACGTAATACCCAAGTTTTTTATACCGCTTCGGATTGGTCATTAACCTCTAGCCGTAGCACGGACGCAAATGACTATCCTATGGGTGGCTTTGTGGCAACACCAGCCGTTGCAAATGCCCAGCTAACGGTTAATTATAATGTGGATGAAAAGCCTAGCTTATGGAATGCTACTTTGTTAGTAAAGCAATTGAAGCCAGGGCAATCTTTAAAGTTAGTTGATGGTATGAATTATGAAACGACACTGGATACGAGAAATAATAAAGATTGGCAGTATATCAGTGTCTATGTCATGCTGCCTTTTACTATTATTGCTGAATCAGCAGACTCAGCCAAATTAGGTGGTATTTGGCTAGAGAAAAATGGCCAACCAGGTGTTGTTGTATCACCTATTGCTATAAATGGTGCTAAGCAAAGTATTTGGCAAAAATGGCGAGCAAAATGGTTGAATGATTTAGCAAGAACAAAAAGTGATCTTGTTATTATTGCCTATGGAACCAATGAATCATTTGAAACACCCTTTAATATAGCAAAATATAAGCAGTTTCTAACAAGTAGTGTAAAACAGGTTCGTAAAAAACTGCCTAATACGGCCATTCTTATAATTTCTCCTCCAGATACGATGCAACGTAATAAAGTAAAACGTGGTGCGGGTTGCCAAGCTATGCAGACACCGCACTTAACGAGTATTCGAATTGTACAAAAAGAGGTAGCAAAACAACAGCACACACTTTATTGGGATTGGTCTGCTGCAATGGGGGGCAATTGTTCAATGCAGCGTTGGGTGGAAAAAGGATTAGCCAATAAAGACTATGTGCATTTAACGGCTACGGGCTACCAACAAAGTGCAGATAGCCTTTATAATGCGATTATGCGATTACTTCATTTACCAAATGGGTAA
- a CDS encoding SGNH/GDSL hydrolase family protein, with protein sequence MTAGNKKFLKVFYLLCITMMALLWLQQRSINAYWIQTYHQGSPLSVLDKYSAWQVGGDITAFLSTQLESVQADITALNDETIAVVNNHLINMQDDIPLVDNQSAEELALLIDSQAVFKSSSLLIFPQKPFLQVVEIKAMDKEQVITNSGLLIVSPAFKDRSEPELIVNKDNRFLLEKGQKVFFVGDSLMQGVAPHAMRSLLKVHGIESINLSKQSTGLSYPRFYNWPQMARETFSKNPDIKLMVVFMGPNDPWDFPVVRGKRFLKFNTPEWEGVYRARIQQLINAATDHGAQVLWIGVPNMKDTKLNVGVIKLNKIYQSQVTIAGQRYIPSNDLLGMQDDQFVKFLRIPNRGNVTLRTDDGVHFTIIGQKRIADKIISLLRFNDSMDVNK encoded by the coding sequence ATGACAGCAGGTAATAAGAAGTTTTTAAAAGTATTCTATTTGTTATGTATAACAATGATGGCGTTGTTATGGTTACAACAACGCTCAATAAATGCTTATTGGATACAAACTTATCATCAGGGCAGCCCTTTATCTGTATTAGATAAGTATTCTGCTTGGCAAGTAGGTGGTGATATAACTGCTTTTCTAAGTACACAACTTGAATCTGTGCAAGCAGACATAACAGCTTTAAATGATGAAACTATAGCTGTAGTTAATAATCATTTAATAAATATGCAAGATGATATACCTTTAGTGGATAATCAAAGCGCAGAAGAGTTAGCGTTATTAATTGATTCGCAAGCAGTTTTTAAATCCTCTAGTTTACTTATATTTCCACAAAAGCCATTTTTGCAGGTAGTTGAAATAAAGGCTATGGATAAAGAGCAAGTTATTACTAATAGTGGCTTATTAATTGTCTCTCCAGCATTTAAGGATAGATCAGAGCCAGAGTTAATTGTTAATAAAGATAACCGCTTTTTACTTGAAAAGGGGCAGAAAGTATTTTTTGTTGGTGATTCTTTAATGCAAGGTGTTGCACCGCATGCTATGCGTTCTTTGCTAAAAGTACATGGTATTGAGAGTATAAATCTTAGTAAACAAAGTACAGGGCTTTCTTACCCTAGATTTTATAATTGGCCACAAATGGCGCGTGAGACTTTCAGTAAAAATCCTGATATTAAGTTGATGGTTGTTTTTATGGGGCCTAATGATCCATGGGATTTCCCCGTTGTGCGAGGCAAAAGGTTTTTAAAGTTTAATACGCCAGAGTGGGAAGGCGTCTATCGCGCACGTATCCAACAGCTGATAAATGCAGCAACTGATCATGGTGCCCAAGTATTATGGATAGGCGTACCTAATATGAAGGATACTAAATTAAATGTAGGTGTAATTAAATTAAATAAGATTTATCAGTCACAAGTTACTATAGCAGGGCAACGCTATATTCCTTCGAATGATTTATTAGGTATGCAAGATGATCAATTTGTAAAATTTTTGCGTATACCTAACCGCGGAAATGTAACTTTACGTACAGATGATGGTGTCCATTTCACTATTATTGGGCAAAAGCGTATAGCTGACAAAATTATCTCGCTATTACGCTTTAACGATTCTATGGATGTAAATAAATGA
- a CDS encoding MBOAT family O-acyltransferase — MSYLSIEFSVLFPLFFLLYWALAKKPFYQNGLLLIASYAVVASFDINFLAILITYSFVLYGLSFPIYYSKRSGLWLAIAIVAAIINLCFFKYFDFFRVQVQAFITGLGIDYAIPGIEILLPIGISFYTFHSISYLVSLKKKEISIPSAVDFALFLSFFPSLVAGPINRAKDFLPQIQVTQPREIGNYNQAFVLILLALIKVLCLNTALADNFVDPVFANPSSYHSLDILLAVYAYALQIFFNFSGYTNLVTAIALLLGFRLPINFNMPYFAHNLRDFWQRWHISLSTWIRDYIYIPLGGNRQGFSRTQVNLFTAMTLSGLWHGASFTFIIWGMIHALGVVLLNIGDRYWGRDRLSQLSIWLARFITFHYVCFAWIFFRSVTLSDATEFLAAFAHNFTGVALNTNVILYFALLLIVFFVYPLLAKLPDLLIKLLDKIVWIFLPIVWIIILLLVLTTAPAGIPNFIYANF; from the coding sequence GTGAGTTATTTATCCATAGAGTTTAGTGTTCTATTTCCTCTATTTTTTTTATTATATTGGGCACTAGCAAAGAAACCATTTTATCAGAATGGCCTATTATTAATAGCAAGCTATGCAGTTGTGGCAAGTTTTGATATTAATTTTCTAGCCATACTGATTACTTATTCTTTTGTTTTGTATGGGCTTTCTTTTCCAATTTATTACAGTAAGCGTAGTGGCCTTTGGTTAGCAATAGCCATTGTTGCTGCTATTATTAATTTGTGCTTTTTTAAATATTTTGATTTCTTTAGGGTACAGGTTCAGGCATTTATCACTGGCTTGGGAATAGATTATGCCATTCCAGGAATTGAAATTTTATTGCCAATAGGTATTTCTTTTTATACATTTCATTCTATTAGTTATTTGGTTTCTCTAAAGAAAAAAGAAATCAGTATTCCCTCTGCGGTTGATTTTGCTTTATTTTTATCTTTCTTCCCTAGTTTAGTGGCAGGACCTATTAATAGAGCGAAGGATTTTTTACCACAAATTCAAGTAACGCAGCCAAGAGAGATAGGTAATTACAATCAAGCATTTGTGTTAATTTTATTAGCACTGATTAAAGTGCTTTGTTTAAATACTGCATTGGCAGATAATTTTGTCGATCCAGTATTTGCTAACCCTAGTAGTTATCATTCTTTAGATATTTTATTAGCAGTCTATGCGTATGCTTTACAAATTTTCTTTAATTTCTCTGGCTATACTAATTTAGTAACAGCCATTGCCCTGTTATTAGGTTTTAGATTACCCATAAACTTTAATATGCCTTATTTTGCGCATAATTTACGAGATTTTTGGCAGCGTTGGCATATAAGCTTATCAACTTGGATTAGAGATTATATTTATATTCCTTTAGGGGGCAATCGTCAGGGCTTTAGCCGTACACAAGTTAACTTGTTTACCGCAATGACACTTTCTGGCCTTTGGCACGGAGCTAGTTTTACTTTTATAATATGGGGTATGATTCACGCGTTAGGTGTGGTATTGCTTAATATTGGTGATCGTTATTGGGGTCGAGATCGTTTAAGCCAGCTTTCAATCTGGTTGGCAAGATTTATTACTTTCCACTATGTTTGTTTTGCATGGATTTTTTTCCGCTCTGTAACTTTGTCTGATGCCACTGAGTTTTTGGCTGCATTCGCTCATAATTTTACAGGTGTTGCACTGAACACCAATGTCATACTGTATTTTGCTCTGTTATTGATTGTCTTTTTTGTTTATCCGCTATTAGCTAAATTACCTGATTTACTCATCAAACTATTAGATAAGATAGTATGGATTTTTTTGCCTATTGTATGGATTATTATTTTATTACTTGTATTAACCACTGCACCTGCAGGAATTCCTAACTTTATTTATGCGAATTTTTAG
- a CDS encoding cation diffusion facilitator family transporter has translation MATSKQQARLMRIAAMSSVAVAIVLVLVKAIVWWFSGSVSLLAGLTDSFLDSLASLINLIAITIALRPADHDHRFGHGKAEALAGLAQALFITISAVFVSWEGIKRFINPVALENTHWGIAVMVFSLFVTIGLVSFQRYVIKQTGSTAITADSLHYKSDILLNISILCALGLSYYGWQRSDGFFGALIGFYILWSAVSVGKEAIEILMDKELPDEVTEQMLEVARSVPEVINVHDLKTRKSGTQWFIQLHVELPAMMSLDDAHQHCLQVRKVLQARWPASDVIIHADPR, from the coding sequence ATGGCTACATCTAAGCAACAAGCAAGATTAATGCGTATAGCAGCTATGTCTTCTGTGGCAGTTGCTATAGTTTTAGTATTAGTTAAAGCAATCGTTTGGTGGTTTAGTGGTTCTGTTAGCTTATTAGCAGGTTTAACCGATTCATTCTTAGATAGTCTTGCGTCTCTAATAAACCTAATTGCTATTACAATTGCTTTAAGGCCTGCCGATCATGATCATCGTTTTGGACATGGCAAGGCAGAGGCTTTAGCTGGGCTTGCACAGGCTTTATTTATTACCATCAGTGCTGTATTCGTCAGTTGGGAAGGCATTAAGCGGTTTATCAATCCCGTGGCATTGGAGAATACCCATTGGGGTATCGCTGTAATGGTGTTTTCGCTTTTTGTTACCATTGGGTTAGTAAGTTTCCAACGTTATGTCATCAAGCAAACAGGATCAACAGCGATTACAGCAGATTCATTACACTATAAATCAGATATTCTTCTAAATATTAGTATTTTATGTGCATTAGGACTCAGTTATTATGGCTGGCAACGTAGTGATGGCTTTTTTGGTGCATTGATTGGCTTCTATATTTTGTGGAGTGCTGTGAGTGTTGGTAAAGAAGCCATAGAGATTTTAATGGATAAAGAATTGCCCGACGAAGTGACAGAGCAAATGCTTGAAGTGGCTAGATCCGTACCAGAAGTAATTAATGTACATGATCTAAAAACACGCAAATCAGGCACCCAATGGTTTATCCAGCTCCACGTCGAATTACCTGCTATGATGAGTTTAGACGATGCTCATCAACACTGCTTACAAGTGAGAAAAGTTTTGCAAGCTCGATGGCCAGCATCGGATGTAATAATACATGCTGATCCTCGTTAA
- the xerD gene encoding site-specific tyrosine recombinase XerD yields the protein MTEQQAVPAIINQYIEMLWLEKGLSDHSRNSYLSDLQHFDQWLAKHNVGIEKAGREIILNYLAWRLEKGYKARSTARLLSALRSFYRYLVREGFCESDPTLQIEMPKLGNPLPKMLSEQDVEALLAAPDVEDTIGLRDKAMLEVLYACGLRVTELVSLTLEQVNLRQGVLKTFGKGRKERLVPLGEEAIIWIEQYLKAARGLLLVGKVSDVLFPSSRGDMMTRQTFWHRIKLHAKVAGISKSLSPHTLRHAFATHLLNHGADLRVVQMLLGHSDLSTTQIYTHIAQARLQELHAKHHPRG from the coding sequence ATGACTGAGCAACAAGCTGTGCCTGCAATTATTAATCAGTATATTGAAATGTTATGGTTAGAGAAGGGTTTATCTGATCACAGCCGTAATAGCTATTTAAGTGATTTACAGCATTTTGATCAATGGCTTGCAAAGCATAATGTTGGCATTGAAAAGGCAGGCCGAGAAATTATTTTAAACTATTTAGCTTGGCGCTTAGAAAAAGGTTATAAAGCCCGTTCAACAGCTCGTTTATTGTCCGCATTGCGGAGTTTTTATCGTTATTTAGTAAGAGAGGGTTTTTGTGAGAGTGATCCTACCTTACAAATTGAAATGCCTAAATTAGGGAATCCCTTACCTAAAATGTTGTCTGAACAAGATGTAGAAGCGCTATTAGCTGCACCAGACGTTGAAGATACGATTGGTTTGCGTGATAAGGCCATGTTAGAGGTTTTATATGCTTGTGGTTTACGAGTAACAGAGTTAGTAAGTTTAACGTTAGAACAAGTAAATTTACGACAAGGGGTATTGAAAACGTTTGGTAAAGGGCGGAAAGAGCGATTAGTCCCATTAGGTGAAGAAGCTATTATTTGGATAGAGCAGTATTTAAAAGCAGCAAGAGGGTTGTTATTAGTAGGTAAAGTTAGTGATGTATTATTTCCTAGTAGTCGTGGCGATATGATGACGCGGCAAACTTTTTGGCATCGTATCAAGCTTCATGCCAAAGTGGCAGGTATTAGTAAATCATTATCACCACATACTTTACGCCATGCTTTTGCAACACATTTATTAAATCATGGGGCTGATTTAAGGGTTGTGCAAATGTTGCTGGGGCATAGCGATTTATCAACAACCCAGATTTATACACATATTGCACAAGCACGACTACAAGAATTACATGCAAAACACCATCCACGCGGATGA